The DNA region tagaaataaatttaattctataaaaaaattgttgaataattattcGACAATTAGTCATGTAATATAAAtgcatagaattttttttttttttgtgattaatttACAAAGCATGAATATAATTTGTCAGAAAGACATGAAATGGCTGGTCAGACAATCCAACCTGACTGTAAATGCGTCTCagcattattatcaatataattatataaaaaaactttacatattaacaattacatactattattaatgaaaaaataattaacaatactaatttgttgattattattattactgaattatttgtttatgttcttaccaaaaaaaaaaaaaaaatatcactgaCACATGTGTAACAATTACTTAACGGCCATGTTTCTTTAACAACATTTTTGCATTTTtgtttctctctctctttctctttttatctCTCTGTCATATTGAGTGTTGCCAATAACACCCTTaaaacaaactaaaatatCTAGAGAAACTTGCATGGATTTACATTTTactggtattattttttattactatctACAAACATGTTTCTTATAtaacaacataaatattttttatatttaataaatattaattataaatagttATAGAAATGTATAGAAAAAACACAACATCGAATTAAGGggtatttatgatttttttttttatctagaaATCACTAGAAATAGGCAGCGCTACGTACGGCATTTTAAAAAAGCCCTGCCCAAGTCAGCTGTTAGCGACGGGCGACGACCAGATACGCAGTACCACGTGGTACCTCGCAGCTAGTAAACCATAGTAAACATACtttcaaatttcaattatttagtgtgaaataaaaaaaaaaaaaaaaagtatcagtccacataaaaaacttatatttatattatactaaAGCTAAAAAATAGATTGTTATAAATAGTCgtataattaaattcagtTTACATATTGAtcatattgattaaattttggtAAAGAAGCGTTGGAGCGTTGTAAATCAGCGATACACTGTTTGCGAAAAAATTTAGCGAATAAACAATTCATCATgtcttttataaataagtaagtaaattatttcaataatgagttaatcatttaattaactTCTCTATGTTGGTAGATATAtcgtatataatatattgatttattatacatatgtatatattgtgTAAATAAGTAAATGGCTATACCTGCACACGTTTTCGTCATTTTAGACTTTAGAGCCAATGTGCGAATCACGTCAACATTTATCACATAACCTCATAAATTTATCCCAACTACATGCGTGTGATATTATGACATTTTGTAAATAACTTTATTAACTTTAATTTTACAGTGTTGAAACAAAACATGAACCTTCAGATACAAGTATTTCTGAAATACAAACCGAGGTTTTGTTATATTCCATGCATGGACCTGCCGAGAAATGTAAAGCTGAAACCatgtaatgaataaattatttttaatttttaatttccacCTAAATTCACCAATGACAATGCCagtaaactttttttgtttttctgttTAATAgctattttgatgatgatgaggatgatgattatggtgatgatgattatgatgatgatgaacataGACGCACCAGGAAATACCGGTTTGTCGGGGATGATTTCAAGTTGCATTTGgctaatgtaaaaaaaattgaaaaagaaacaaacaaaaaactgCCTATCCAAGAAAATATCCAACTATGGGCAAAATTTAAGGCTGAACGTGGAATATCTACTCtgtaagataaattttttgtaataatactTTTGCTACTACCTCATACAATTTATACTAACTACATGCGTGTGATATTTATGACATTTTGTAAATAACTTTATTGACTTTAATTTTACAGTGTTAAAAGAAAACATGGAGCTTCTGGTAAAAGTGTTCCTGAAATACTATCTGAGTCTTCGTTGAATCGCACATATAAACCTGCCGGGAAAAGTGAAGCTGAAAGCATGTAATTATTGGCTGAACGTGAATTATCTAATGtgcaagataaattttttgtaataatactTTTGCTACCACCTCGCCTATACTACTACTGTAAACAtctgattataaaataaagagttactattatgaattaaataaagaaattattttaaaatagtcatgatatttgttttatttttaccaatatatcgatatgtaatattattttttaaatatcgccgatatattattatcggtCTTTTTCAACTATCGCAATTCCCTagacttgcaaaaaaaaatcataaattccCCTAGATTCGATGGCCAAGCCGCCAACCGGCAACCataagtgattttttttttttttctccacacgtttttttttctctctctcactTGTAAATTGCTTTACACACAACCCCCAAACAACCCCCTAAAtacaattgttgatttatcaagtacactcaacaacaaaatcattGTTAAACAAAAGctacgaaaaattaaaatataaattagcaATAACAAAACACaaggttataaaataaaaattaaatatgtttaaCTTCCAAAACGTCAGTGAAACTTTATCAAAGACAACACCAACGGATGTTCCAACTGGCGTCTCTTTTTGTGGtaaatcattgaaattaaattctgAAGAAGATGgtaagtaaataaacaattaaaaatacttcaaaataatacaataaatcattgataaataattaaatatttcttacatttaaaattttcagcaaATCTTGTTGTTGATGCCATTAAAAAATGCTCATCATtgtcatatttaaatttggagGGTAATACACTTGGTCCAGATGCAGCAAAGGCAGTATCAAAAGCCCTTGAAACACATGGTAAACCATTAACTCGTGCATTATGGAAAGACATGTTTACTGGACGTATGAAAACTGAAATTCCAAAAGCACTTGAATATCTTGGTACTGGATTAAAAATATCAGAAGCACGTTTATTTGAACTTGATTTAAGTGACAATGCATTTGGTCCAATTGGTGTACAAGGTCTTGCTGCATTATTAAGCTCAAGTCCATGTTTTACATTACAAGAATtacgtttaaataataatggtcTTGGTATATCAGGTGGTAAAATGTTGGCTGATGCACTTATTAATTGtcataataattcatcaaaaattggTAAACCATTGGcattaaaagtatttattgCTGGTAGAAATCGTCTTGAAAATGAAGGTGCAACAGCACTTGCTAATGTATTTGATAAACTTGGTAGTCTTGAAGAAGTTGTTATGCCACAAAATGGTATATATCATATTGGTGTTGCTGCAATTGCATCTGCATTATCAAATAatccaaatttaaaaatattaaatttaaatgataatactgTTGGACCAAAAGGTGCAATTGCACTTGcaaatgcattaaaaaaatttaaaaatcttgaaatattaaatttaggtgattgtttattaaaaacacgTGGTGCAATGACAATTGCTGGTGCACTTGGTATACCTGGTAGTCATACtagtttaattgaaattaatttaactggTAATGAAATAAGATCAAGAGCTGCTGAATCATTAGTTAATGCTGTTACTGATAAGACTCAATTAACAAGTTTACAACTTGATGCAAATTCATTTGGTGGTGAGGGTGTTGATGCCTTGAAAGAGGCACttgaaaaagttgataaaCTTGATGTACTTGGTAGTTTGGAGGATGATGTTACTGATGATGAGGATGAAAGTGATGGAGATAATGAAACTGAAGATGATTCAAATAATGAAtcagataatgatgataatgaaaatgaaaatatatacagtgaTGTATCACAAGATGttattattcaagaaaaagaaataattcataaacCAATTAAtgttaaagaatttttaaaagctcCAATTggtgaaaatttattgatgattgagggtgataaattttatgaatttttagaaCATGCAACAAGTTATTCACAAGAGCCACAGAGAtatgttgatgaattattaattattgtcatgAAAGTATCGTCATTGTGTGGTAGTGGATATGGTGATGTTAGAGTTGAAGCTGAAGGTCTTACTGATAAATTGTACtttgaattatttacatttgcCAAATCAAATGATCAACTATcacatgttaataataatcttttgGTCAATTTGGGACTTATtaaggtaattattatttttttatatttaataaataatatacttgacttgattttaatgatattaatttgactttgtatttttgtttgtatgtACAGAGTGAAGATAAATCATCAGGAAAAATTGAATGGAACTTGGAGGGATGTTTCAAGGCACTGGAAAAAATATGTACAAAAGAATATTTTCCATCATTGACCAAGGATGCTCTTAAATTGTTCATTGAAAAACCAATTAgaagtggaaaaaaatttgttgatccATTCCAAGATgctaaaaaatcattgaaaaatattattgatgattcacagagaacgtaattaatttttaatttttaatttttaatttttaatctataatttaacttgaaaactttttttttttttttttaaatttcaaaatcttAAATTGTTTCTATCAGGATAAATTCACAAACTGGTTGAgagtgtaaatttatttaaatatcttttttaagaaaaataaaaaataacaaaaaaaaaattcaactgctGTGCAGAATgtcttgtaatattttaaaatttaaggTTTTTACAATAAAGTGTTTGTatgtctaatttatttatttatttttatattttttctatcaaaaatatcctttatatgtaatatataaaaatttcattaacaacATACACTAACTTCACTCATAAATAACCAGTTAATtgagaaataacaaaaatagataattaataacaatgctGTCatggaattaaattttaaaaaataataattatttaggcACGTGGATCCCAaccaagtttaaataaattttgattgagACGTACATTATGACCTGAATTTTGATCTTTCATATACTTATTTGcctgcaaaagaaaaaaaaacaacaacaaattaactcgaataaaaatatcaactcatgaaatgataaataaactattaaaattaCCAAATAAACAACAAGATGTTGCTTTGAAATTGAATCAAAATTATCACCAAGTGTTGATGGATATTTAATTGTaccattattgttgttaatattttctctaatttttgttaaacaaatattCTCATCAAGTGGAATACCATCTTGAAATAAAACTGAAAGAAGAgagaatgaatttaaaatttgtctaatagtaaaaattaaaatatctatcataaaaaattaaccttTTGTTTTAACAGCCAATGTAATTGAGTCAACATCAACCATTGACAttgctaaataatttttcaaaacatcaattgttttattattattattatcaagtaattttgGATAACGATGAATCAACATGTTAGTGAGTAAATAATTGGCACGATTACTGGGTAAATTTCCAGTAGGTGATGACATAATTTGATCCTCTGTTCTTCTTATCAACATAACTCTACCATCATACTTATTCAACTGTTGAGAATTATCTAAATCCAAATAATCTGTTATAACATATGTGGTAAGACTACTGACAAAATTTGGCATCATGTACAAAGCTACATTCAATACATTATCAAATGTTGCATCAAGTAATAACCCATGTAAATCATAATTCATGGCAGCCCATGTTGATGTAAAACCACCAATACTCCAACCATTTAACGCTATTTTATCaacagtaaaatttaatttttcaattgaatatttaataacagcATCAATtgcattaatttctttttctggAAATGGTATACCAGTACTAATTGATTAACAGAACTGGCATTTATCACCGATTATTTCGATTGTCGATGAACATTGTATCAACTGTGTCATCATCAACTGTTACTAACTTGGATCTTTTAGCACCAAGTACATTAAGATGTATTCTACCATCTATaagtttattttctattatcatATTGAATATTGATGTACTACCTGGATACATAgctttaacaacaatattagaaattaaataagatattaatttaaaaggtGCTGTGGTAATGGACAGCTTGATTGAAGCATCAGGCAATGTCACACGAGGTTTTCCATTTAATAAATCTTTTGATAACACTTGATAATCTGTTGGCCATGCCCAAAACTCAAAATCATACTTTCTAATTGATTGCTTTGACTCATACGTGTAAGATTCTTGTGCTTTTGACAAAACTTTTAGGAAATTTGTATACTTTGGATTTGATGAACGAGCAACACTTCTTACTCCAAGTGTTATTACCAAAATTGTAGTAAAAATCAAGGCTGCTATAACTATGAAACGTccaagtttatatataaatttaaataatttttttcttcgatgACATTTTCTTTCTTCTGTAGTTTTTCTACGACAATAACAACGacataatttgtaaaataataaaaatccaatTTTTGGAAGTGTAAAAAGACTTAGAAAAGCAACTGCACCAagctgtaaattaattatttaaattattaatttattaaattaataaattatatatttacactatattaattatagtattattaaatttttatgtaaaatatttataacttacaaaatacaaaatgtaATCAGCATATTTTTCAGTATTGCTTGGCtcataaattttctaaaagttAATAGACAATTATTAATGACTAACCTctgtgaatttaaattaatttattcatctatTATTACaactaaataatatcaataaacatACCCAAGATCCttcataaaatgaatataatctGGGGCTCCAGATGCATGTCCAAACAGACATCTTTTAAATAACgttgctttgattttttttcttattggtagatcatttattttatgttttttttttagaaaggAAAAGTCGTTGAATATTCAAAATGGAGTCAGGTAAAACGACGTGAATAACTATTTTAGTTTGGCTAATAACTTTACCCTAAATATGTTTTTTCGACGTGGAAAAGTTGTCTTTTATTGATGAGCCTAATGATCCAATGACTAATCTTCtcacgaaaaaaatatttattttatatgtatagatATGTTTTCAATTATAACTAatgtgtcatttttttaatctttctttaattaaaaatataaaactgatTCAGTGATGCATGAAGttgttagttttattttttttcattatataaattcgaaaaatttaaataacgtcctgtatgttttttttttttaaacacataTGTACGCAAacgagatttttttatataaaataaatacacatatatgattattattatgtaaaaaaaaaaaacaataataataatgaaaaggaaaaaaaatccatgTACTCTGCTACGatggaaataattattgtaaaaataaagaaataagtTTCGCGAATTTCGAAACGAAACTTATTGAATATTTCGAAATTGTAGGAAGAAAATTTGTtagtactattttttttttttctctttatatatttcaaagattgaaaatacaattgtATCATTTtactgaataattataaaaattattgttatttcaaagttgatgaaaaaaaaaagataaataaataagactaataaattattaatagtatGTATTGATAATGCTGCTCACCCATTTTGTTTGAAGTTATATTTGTGtacaattgatttaataaaaaaaagaaatgataacTAAGTgcgttaattaaattaaagtgtTGATTGATTTGTACGTGGATCCCAGCCACGatgaaataattcaacagCAAGAGGAACACAATGTTGAGATGCTTGATCTTCCATGTATTTATTtgccttaaaaaaaatataattattaaaattaaataataaatattgtattgtaaaagaaattattattatatttaccaaATAAACAACAAGATGTTGTTTTGAAATTGAATCACAATTATCACCAAGTGTTGATGGATATTTAACTTggccattattattttcaatgtctttcattatttttgataaacaaatatcTTCAACAAGTGGAATACCATCACTAAATAATCctgaaacaaaatttaattaacattatagttttattttttaaaattattcaattataaaaacaaaccTTGTGTTCTAGCAGCCAAACTTTTAGTTGTTTTACCATTTGAATCATGAGTTggcattgataaatatttttttaaaacatcaacACTTTTATTATCTGTATTTTCAAATAGCTTTGGATAACGATGaatcaacaatttaataagtaaataattagCACGATTATGAGCCAAACTACCAGCAGGTGTACACATAATTTCATCATCTGTTCTTCTTATCAACAATACTCtaccattatattttttcaactgttcagcaatatttaaatttaaatattctctAATGAGATTTTTAACAATAGCATCAAGTGCTTTTGGCATTGTATTTTTAGCCAAATACAATACATCATCAAATGTTGCATCAAGTATTAAACcatgtaaattttgataattcataGCAGCCCATGTTGATGTAAAACCACCAATGCTCCAGCCATTgagtataatattatcaacagtaaaatttaatttatcaattgaatatttaataacagcATCAATTGCATCAATTTCTTGTTCGGGAAATGGTGTACCAGTACTGCCACCAAAACCAGGATGATTCCATCCAACAATTGAGTAATCTTTAGCAAGTGGTGTTGACATTATTCCAGCTTCATAAAAACCACAATTACCCTCACATGTTATAACTAATATATGTCCATTTTTACTTTTGTGacgtttatcaataaatattgtatcaattgtattattattaaatgttaataacTTTGAACGTTCACCACCAcgatcaattaaatcaattctACCTTGTAACATTGTACTTTTCATTAACATATTAACAATTGATGTACTACCTGGATACATCATTTTAATTGCAATTGTATTTGCAAGTAAAtaagataatattttacatgGTACagcaattatataattatcacaatatctttttgaattatttattgtaacacGTGGTTTACcatctaataaattatttgataaaactttATAATCAACTGGCCATGCCCAAAAttcaaaatcatatttttgaaGTTGTTGTTTTGATTCATATGTATATGATTCATGAGCTtttgttaatgtttttatgaattttatgtaCATTGGATTTGTTGAACGAGCACAACCACGAACAGCAAGtgatgttataaaaataaaacctgCACTTGCTGCATATTTTGACATTGTGTACATGTTATCAGTCATGGTGTTATTACGACGATACATTAATGCTGCAATTAATGGAAGTGTGTAAATTCCTACTGACCAAATTGCTgaaaactataaattaaaaattatttattagtacaattaatttttccatctaACAACAGAGATGAATATCcaatttttttggattaattAACTTACTGAATTCACCACGTAATCACCCCATCTTTCAAAGTTGTTTGGCTCATAAGTTTTCTGCAAGTCaacattgaattattatttatttattaacctatatgatgttgattttttatgataataattattattgttaattaaaatttaaataaacatacccATAGTGCTTCATGAACCTTATATAATCTTGGGCTCAGGGTACATGCCCAGATGGTTTTCATGCTAGACATGAttacagtatttttttgttgctttattattttgatttatcacttaatcaaaactttattttttcgacagagtaattgtttattttttgtgtgtgAATAcgtgtgttattttttttccactcaAAGTTTTCACCGCGCAACCACAcacttgtgttttttttttatatgtcaaTATTGCCCCTCTTTTTAAgattgacatttgtatttattattcatcaaatacaCAATCtacaaaaacatattttttattaattcacaatggtttatagattttttttttatatgaaattaataatactgacattttttttgtgattgaaGTTCAAGGGCACCTAGCTGTTTACAacttgatttgttttttagttggttccagatgatgatgttgatgatgatgatgatcaatcaacaataataatcaaaattttactGGCTAACGTCAAATGTTCTCTTAccgacaataatttttaacttcaatattttagatttatttttttaattaaataaataataaattaaaaaaatttagttaattttatatgctcaattaattgatttacaatatttgaccttgttttttgaaaatctgtttttttttttttttataaatctcaaATTTTGCGACAGAAAAATTACCAATGAAAATTTGCCTTAAAAGTATCCAAACAATAAAATGACATCTTAACAGCTGATTAAATGTCTTGTTTATGATTatcttaattataaataaataaatataatattgatataacaattataaaatggaAGATTCTGCAAAAGTTAAAAAAGCAAAAGCACATGCTAAAATTCGTGCTGCAAAAGCTGCAAAAGCTGCAAAGTaagaaacaaaacaaattagttgatatatttttatttttaactaataatCTTTTGTTAATTACAGAAATGTACCAGTTGCAatattgttgaagaaaaaagcTGAATGTGATGCAAAAGCtttgaaaattgttgaaatgatgacagaaaaaaatattgatgttaaTTGGATGCttgaaaatgtaataaaataaataataaatcaattttaattgttaaatttcctaatttttaaattattttattttacagttgGGTTGGTTGAATCGTAGTCACTTGGAGGACATCACTGAGGAACGAGCAATCGTAAAATTATGTGGTTATCCACTATGTGATAATGCTctgacaaaaataataaatagacgTTATCAAATATCGAGAAATAAACTTTATGATgttcaacaaacaaaaaattattgtagtCACAGttgttatttatcaacaaattatcTCATAAATCAAATGCTAACAAGTCCACTTTGGCTAcgtgaagaagaaaaaaagccaaaatttaaaattcttgataaaaaaaaattacgtggtTCAAGTCCACCTGGTGTTGAGATCAAACTTGTTACACTTGATTTACCACCTGATTCAGATGAAGAAGATGTACCTGAAAAAACACCAACACCatcaaataatatagataataataaagataaaaatgaacctaaattatcatcaaaacgTTCATTTGAAtcacaaattgataaaactgatgatgatgttaataaaaatgatgaaaaaactttgaaaaatgaatgtaaaaaaatgaaaaaagttgtTAGTTTTGGTGAAAATGAGGTGAGAGAATTTGAGACTATTAAAacagatgataaaaatattcatgatgaagatgaagatgatgatgatgatgatcgagatgataatgataatggttggtttgaatttaatgatgatgaaaatttaaatgaatcattagaaaaaatggttattgatgataaaattgaaactaATAAAACAACTGAAAATCCAATAGCTGTtaagtcaataattaaaaaaactaatgataataatcatgataaattagatagtaaatataaaagtaataaaaatactaaaaaattagataaaaaacaaaaaaatatgtcatttgAATCATTAGTATCACATGTTGAAGAAAGTTTTACACAATGGATAACTGATGATACAATAACATTTCTTCATGGTGAACCATTATCAAAACAACAAGTAATTGAAAAAGTAACacgtgatgaaaaatttaaagaaatatgtaaaaaactAGACTTGATAcaaattgaagaagaaaaagaagctCGTATGATgacgaaaaaaacaatagaaatgAAACCATTACCTGATTATGATACACTCAAAGAAGaatctaaaaatattgatttaaaagttAAAGCATTTTATCAAGGACAAATTGATTTATctgaattgaaaattattgaaaataaaattgaaaaacaaattgatgataaaacaaatgatactgatgatttatttgttcCATTGACTGATGCCAATGATGCAATTGCATTGAGacgaagaatttttttgaatagttTAAATCGTGTTGTTCCTGATTTACTACAAACACTTGCTGGTCCAGATATACATTATCTCAATAGTCCAGACAGAAAAACACTAATTAAAACATTGATTTATACATTTAAGCTAACA from Aphidius gifuensis isolate YNYX2018 linkage group LG5, ASM1490517v1, whole genome shotgun sequence includes:
- the LOC122856731 gene encoding uncharacterized protein LOC122856731 isoform X1, with the translated sequence MSFINNVETKHEPSDTSISEIQTEVLLYSMHGPAEKCKAETIYFDDDEDDDYGDDDYDDDEHRRTRKYRFVGDDFKLHLANVKKIEKETNKKLPIQENIQLWAKFKAERGISTLVKRKHGASGKSVPEILSESSLNRTYKPAGKSEAESM
- the LOC122856731 gene encoding uncharacterized protein LOC122856731 isoform X2; this translates as MHGPAEKCKAETIYFDDDEDDDYGDDDYDDDEHRRTRKYRFVGDDFKLHLANVKKIEKETNKKLPIQENIQLWAKFKAERGISTLVKRKHGASGKSVPEILSESSLNRTYKPAGKSEAESM
- the LOC122856734 gene encoding ran GTPase-activating protein 1; the protein is MFNFQNVSETLSKTTPTDVPTGVSFCGKSLKLNSEEDANLVVDAIKKCSSLSYLNLEGNTLGPDAAKAVSKALETHGKPLTRALWKDMFTGRMKTEIPKALEYLGTGLKISEARLFELDLSDNAFGPIGVQGLAALLSSSPCFTLQELRLNNNGLGISGGKMLADALINCHNNSSKIGKPLALKVFIAGRNRLENEGATALANVFDKLGSLEEVVMPQNGIYHIGVAAIASALSNNPNLKILNLNDNTVGPKGAIALANALKKFKNLEILNLGDCLLKTRGAMTIAGALGIPGSHTSLIEINLTGNEIRSRAAESLVNAVTDKTQLTSLQLDANSFGGEGVDALKEALEKVDKLDVLGSLEDDVTDDEDESDGDNETEDDSNNESDNDDNENENIYSDVSQDVIIQEKEIIHKPINVKEFLKAPIGENLLMIEGDKFYEFLEHATSYSQEPQRYVDELLIIVMKVSSLCGSGYGDVRVEAEGLTDKLYFELFTFAKSNDQLSHVNNNLLVNLGLIKSEDKSSGKIEWNLEGCFKALEKICTKEYFPSLTKDALKLFIEKPIRSGKKFVDPFQDAKKSLKNIIDDSQRT
- the LOC122856735 gene encoding phosphatidylserine lipase ABHD16A isoform X2, which translates into the protein MSSMKTIWACTLSPRLYKVHEALWKTYEPNNFERWGDYVVNSFSAIWSVGIYTLPLIAALMYRRNNTMTDNMYTMSKYAASAGFIFITSLAVRGCARSTNPMYIKFIKTLTKAHESYTYESKQQLQKYDFEFWAWPVDYKVLSNNLLDGKPRVTINNSKRYCDNYIIAVPCKILSYLLANTIAIKMMYPGSTSIVNMLMKSTMLQGRIDLIDRGGERSKLLTFNNNTIDTIFIDKRHKSKNGHILVITCEGNCGFYEAGIMSTPLAKDYSIVGWNHPGFGGSTGTPFPEQEIDAIDAVIKYSIDKLNFTVDNIILNGWSIGGFTSTWAAMNYQNLHGLILDATFDDVLYLAKNTMPKALDAIVKNLIREYLNLNIAEQLKKYNGRVLLIRRTDDEIMCTPAGSLAHNRANYLLIKLLIHRYPKLFENTDNKSVDVLKKYLSMPTHDSNGKTTKSLAARTQGLFSDGIPLVEDICLSKIMKDIENNNGQVKYPSTLGDNCDSISKQHLVVYLANKYMKDQNSGHNVRLNQNLFKLGWDPRA
- the LOC122856735 gene encoding phosphatidylserine lipase ABHD16A isoform X1, with product MSSMKTIWACTLSPRLYKVHEALWKTYEPNNFERWGDYVVNSFSAIWSVGIYTLPLIAALMYRRNNTMTDNMYTMSKYAASAGFIFITSLAVRGCARSTNPMYIKFIKTLTKAHESYTYESKQQLQKYDFEFWAWPVDYKVLSNNLLDGKPRVTINNSKRYCDNYIIAVPCKILSYLLANTIAIKMMYPGSTSIVNMLMKSTMLQGRIDLIDRGGERSKLLTFNNNTIDTIFIDKRHKSKNGHILVITCEGNCGFYEAGIMSTPLAKDYSIVGWNHPGFGGSTGTPFPEQEIDAIDAVIKYSIDKLNFTVDNIILNGWSIGGFTSTWAAMNYQNLHGLILDATFDDVLYLAKNTMPKALDAIVKNLIREYLNLNIAEQLKKYNGRVLLIRRTDDEIMCTPAGSLAHNRANYLLIKLLIHRYPKLFENTDNKSVDVLKKYLSMPTHDSNGKTTKSLAARTQGLFSDGIPLVEDICLSKIMKDIENNNGQVKYPSTLGDNCDSISKQHLVVYLANKYMEDQASQHCVPLAVELFHRGWDPRTNQSTL
- the LOC122856733 gene encoding putative RNA polymerase II subunit B1 CTD phosphatase RPAP2; amino-acid sequence: MEDSAKVKKAKAHAKIRAAKAAKAAKNVPVAILLKKKAECDAKALKIVEMMTEKNIDVNWMLENLGWLNRSHLEDITEERAIVKLCGYPLCDNALTKIINRRYQISRNKLYDVQQTKNYCSHSCYLSTNYLINQMLTSPLWLREEEKKPKFKILDKKKLRGSSPPGVEIKLVTLDLPPDSDEEDVPEKTPTPSNNIDNNKDKNEPKLSSKRSFESQIDKTDDDVNKNDEKTLKNECKKMKKVVSFGENEVREFETIKTDDKNIHDEDEDDDDDDRDDNDNGWFEFNDDENLNESLEKMVIDDKIETNKTTENPIAVKSIIKKTNDNNHDKLDSKYKSNKNTKKLDKKQKNMSFESLVSHVEESFTQWITDDTITFLHGEPLSKQQVIEKVTRDEKFKEICKKLDLIQIEEEKEARMMTKKTIEMKPLPDYDTLKEESKNIDLKVKAFYQGQIDLSELKIIENKIEKQIDDKTNDTDDLFVPLTDANDAIALRRRIFLNSLNRVVPDLLQTLAGPDIHYLNSPDRKTLIKTLIYTFKLTASNISFKTTEWNLVGLLIIKMLGVIDPTIKNLLSMKKASTYISMILTIYNLSSNYLDILVSSLTSPRNITN